GATCGGGAACTAATTCTCCTTTGTCCATGTAAGACTTAGCTTCCAAGCCTAACTTAGTTTGTTCTTGTACGCTGTTCCGCAAAATATCCCCCGTAGAAATATGAGGGATATTTTCCCGTTTTGACAGCTCCGCTGCTTGAGTTCCTTTTCCGGAACCGGGGGGGCCAATAAAAATCAACCTGGACATAAAACTATTGTTTCACCATTCCTTCATAACGTTGCGAAATTACATAGGTTTGAATTTGCTTTGCCGTGTCAATTGCCACGCCAACTAAAATCAGTAAGGAGGTCGCTCCTAAACCTTGGAACGTGGGTACGCGAGTTGCGCTTTCCACTGCCGTGGGAACGATCGCGACAAATCCTAAAAAGACAGCTCCCAAAAACGTTAACCGGTTGAGAACTTTCTCTAAATATTCCGTCGTTGCTTTCCCCGGACGAATTCCAGGAATACTCGATCCCATTTTCTTCAGGTTCTGAGCTACATCCACCGGGTTCATAATGAGGGACGCATAGAAATAGCTGAAAAACAAAATCATCGTCACATAGAAGGGAAGATACAATAATCCTCCAGGACTCAGATATTGAACGGCTCTCAAAACAGCTTCATTTCCGGTTAATTCCGCCAGAGTCACTGGTAAAATCAGGACGGCAGAGGCAAAAATAATCGGCATTACTCCTCCTTGGTTCAGACGCAAAGGCAGGTAACTGCTTTTCTCCAGATAGAGTTTGCGACCGACTTGGCGGCGAGCCGAGATAATTGGAATGCGTCGGGTTCCTTCTTGGACGAAGACGATCCCTACAATCATCACTAGAAATACGAGAACTAAAATAGTAGTCCGTCCGACAATATTGCTATCTCCACTAGAGGCTAGCTCGATGGTTTGTCCGATCGAGCGCGGTAGAGTCGAGACAATATTGACAAATATCAGCAATGATGCACCATTGCCTATTCCGCGTTCGGTAATAATTTCACCAAACCACATCACCAGCATGGAACCCGTACTGAGGGCGAGTACGGTTTGGGCGATGAAGAGAGGTCCTGGGTTCAGGGCAACACCGGGAGCATTATTCAACCACA
The Roseofilum casamattae BLCC-M143 genome window above contains:
- the secY gene encoding preprotein translocase subunit SecY, with product MTVSRDKTPTAQETFMQMAQAAGLRGRLLVTLGLLIVARLGVYIPVIGIDREQFSRNIAGSPIIGFLDLFSGGGISQLGIFALGILPFINASIIIQLLTAALPSLEDLQKNEGEAGRRKLSQITRYVALGWCILQSVGIGLWLNNAPGVALNPGPLFIAQTVLALSTGSMLVMWFGEIITERGIGNGASLLIFVNIVSTLPRSIGQTIELASSGDSNIVGRTTILVLVFLVMIVGIVFVQEGTRRIPIISARRQVGRKLYLEKSSYLPLRLNQGGVMPIIFASAVLILPVTLAELTGNEAVLRAVQYLSPGGLLYLPFYVTMILFFSYFYASLIMNPVDVAQNLKKMGSSIPGIRPGKATTEYLEKVLNRLTFLGAVFLGFVAIVPTAVESATRVPTFQGLGATSLLILVGVAIDTAKQIQTYVISQRYEGMVKQ